GCCCTCGGTGTCCTCCAGGCCATGTACGCGGCCGGCGTCGGCGTCCCCGACGACCTCGCGATCGTCGGCTACGACGACATCGAGTTCGCCGCAGCCGCCGCCGTCCCCCTCACTTCGGTCCGCCAGCCCGCCGTCACCATGGGCGCCCTGGCCGCCGAACTGCTCCTGGAGGAGACCGAGGCGGAAAGCACCGGCCCGAGAAGACACGAGCACCGCCGGGTCGTACTCCAGCCGGAACTGGTGGTCCGCCGCTCCAGCCTGGCGGCGCGCTGAGCGGACACCCGCGTCTTTGACCGGGTGCGGGGCTGAGCGGGGCGGGCGAAGTCACCGGCGGTTCGACAGCGCCCCGAAGGGGCGCGGGGAACTGCGCGACCAGCCACGACGGCGCCGCACCGGTCAAACTCTGGCCAGCACCCCCGCTAGCAGCGCCGGAGGCTTCACGCGGCGACGGCCAGCGGGCCGAGGGTGCGGTGCGGGCTCACGACCCGGCCGTCCGGGAGGAGTTCACCGGTGTCGTCGAAGACGATGGTGCCGTTGCACAGCAGGCTCCAGCCCTGTTCGGGGTGGGCCGAGACGATCACGGCGGAGTGGTGGTCCGCGCTGTCGGCGGTGGGGCACTGTGGCTGATGGCTGCACATGGTGTCTCTCCTCGATCCGTTGGGCTCGTGCCGTGCGGCTCGTCATCTCAGTGGTAGCCGAGCTTGTTTTCCGTTGGATGAGAAGACCCCCACACCGCCGGAGACTCATCGGTGAGGTTTCCTTTCGGGGCGGAGATTAGGGTGGAGGCATGGAAGATCGTCCCGGCGACCTCGTCGACCTGCGCGGAGACTGCGCGAACTGCTTCGGTCTGTGCTGTGTCGCGCTGCGCTTCACCGCCTCGGCGGACTTCGCGGTCGACAAGGACGCCGGAACGCCC
This genomic window from Streptomyces sp. DG2A-72 contains:
- a CDS encoding DUF5999 family protein, producing the protein MCSHQPQCPTADSADHHSAVIVSAHPEQGWSLLCNGTIVFDDTGELLPDGRVVSPHRTLGPLAVAA